A genomic region of Dunckerocampus dactyliophorus isolate RoL2022-P2 chromosome 10, RoL_Ddac_1.1, whole genome shotgun sequence contains the following coding sequences:
- the ddx59 gene encoding probable ATP-dependent RNA helicase DDX59 isoform X2, which yields MFMPRALKVKRPAADSNLTLKKRKGQVDEDQENGEGASKTHADQESRDTIVEDGTVKASTDPIAFDENPLQEEEVEDSSSSGDEEEEEPVKSFKKNQRWPQPGEPVCVMCGRYGEYICDSTDNDVCSLECKARHLAQMGLGTGAEVFNQKDTNGDKRTLQAQPASASVNTFELNYSYKEDPFISSLTDEQVQRIKKELGIETQGRDVRRPIVEFEHCGFPLTLNSNLKKASYEAPTPVQMQMLPVGLSGRDVIASADTGSGKTIAFLLPVILRALKSARSPVALILTPTRELAIQIERQAKEVVIGLPNMRTALLVGGMPLPPQLHRLKSSIKVVIATPGRLLEISKQKAVQLDKVKIVVVDEVDTMLKMGFQQQVLEVLDHVPEHHQTLLASATIPTGTEELASRLVRDPVRIAVGEKNQPCANVRQILLWVEEPSKKKKLFEILHDNKLYHPPVVVFVDCKLGADLLCEAVAKVTGLNTVAIHSDKSQLERNGILKGLLDGVFEVVISTGVLGRGLDLANVRLVVNFDMPNTMDEYVHQVGRAGRLGHRGTAITFLNNNNKRLFLGVVNRVKPTGTILPPQLLNSPHLFEQQRREKQQAKLGPGDTLVTKNNLIDIIKQHDRRKK from the exons ATGTTTATGCCAAGAGCCCTTAAAGTGAAGCGCCCAGCAGCAGACTCAAACCTAACTTTGAAGAAGAGGAAAGGTCAGGTGGACGAAGATCAGGAGAATGGTGAAGGAGCTTCTAAGACACATGCTGATCAGGAGTCCAGAGACACTATCGTTGAAGACGGCACAGTAAAAGCAAGTACAGACCCCATTGCTTTCGATGAAAACCCGTTACAGGAGGAAGAAGTGGAAGATTCTTCCTCAAGTGGtgatgaagaagaggaggaaccaGTCAAATCTTTCAAGAAGAATCAGAGATGGCCACAGCCAGGAGAACCTGTCTGTGTGATGTGTGGTCGCTATGGCGAGTATATCTGTGACAGCACTGACAATGATGTTTGCAGTCTGGAATGCAAAGCCCGTCACTTGGCCCAAATGGGCTTGGGAACCGGGGCGGAAGTCTTTAACCAAAAGGACACGAATGGAGACAAACGGACTCTTCAGGCCCAACCTGCTTCAGCTTCTGTAAATACATTTGAATTGAACTATTCCTACAAGGAGGATCCATTCATATCAAGTCTAACTGATGAGCAGGTGCAGAGGATTAAAAAGGAACTGGGCATTGAAACCCAAGGAAGGGATGTAAGGAGGCCCATTGTAGAGTTTGAACACTGTGGCTTTCCGCTTACTCTTAATAGCAACTTGAAGAAGGCCAGCTACGAGGCGCCCACACCAGTACAGATGCAGATGCTGCCTGTTGGTCTGAGTGGCAGGGATGTGATCGCCAGTGCTGACACAGGCTCAGGGAAAACAATAGCCTTCCTGCTGCCAGTTATACTAAGGGCACTGAAG AGTGCGCGCAGCCCTGTGGCTCTCATCCTGACCCCCACCAGGGAGCTGGCCATTCAGATAGAGAGACAGGCCAAGGAAGTGGTGATTGGCCTCCCTAACATGAGAACCGCCCTGCTGGTGGGCGGCATGCCCCTTCCGCCACAACTTCACCGCCTCAAGAGCAGCATCAAA GTTGTCATAGCAACACCAGGGCGACTCCTTGAGATTTCCAAGCAGAAGGCTGTGCAGTTGGATAAAGTGAAGATTGTTGTGGTTGATGAG GTTGACACTATGCTAAAGATGGGCTTCCAGCAGCAAGTACTAGAAGTTTTAGACCATGTCCCAGAACACCACCAGACCCTACTGGCGTCGGCCACCATCCCAACAGGGACAGAGGAGCTGGCATCCCGGTTGGTGCGCGACCCAGTCCGTATTGCTGTAGGAGAGAAGAACCAGCCCTGTGCCAACGTCAGACAGATCCTGCTGTGGGTGGAGGAGCCCTCCAAAAAGAAGAAGCTGTTCGAGATTCTCCAC GACAACAAGTTATACCATCCCCCGGTGGTGGTGTTTGTCGACTGTAAACTCGGTGCTGATCTGCTGTGTGAAGCTGTCGCCAAGGTGACGGGCCTCAATACAGTGGCAATCCACTCTGACAAGAGCCAACTGGAACGCAATGGCATCCTCAAG GGTCTTCTGGATGGTGTCTTTGAGGTGGTGATCAGTACAGGTGTGCTTGGTAGAGGACTGGACTTGGCAAACGTTCGACTGGTGGTTAATTTTGATATGCCAAACACCATGGATGAGTACGTCCACCAG GTGGGAAGAGCAGGTCGTCTCGGTCACAGGGGAACAGCCATCACCTttctcaacaacaacaacaaacgtcTGTTCCTGGGGGTGGTCAACAGGGTCAAACCAACAGGAACCATCCTGCCTCCTCAGCTCCTCAACTCACCTCACCTCTTCGAGCAGCAGAGGAGAGAAAAGCAACAGGCGAAGCTGGGGCCTGGCGACACGCTGGTGACCAAGAATAACCTCATCGACATTATCAAGCAACATGACAGGCGTAAGAAGTAG
- the ddx59 gene encoding probable ATP-dependent RNA helicase DDX59 isoform X1: MFMPRALKVKRPAADSNLTLKKRKGQVDEDQENGEGASKTHADQESRDTIVEDGTVKASTDPIAFDENPLQEEEVEDSSSSGDEEEEEPVKSFKKNQRWPQPGEPVCVMCGRYGEYICDSTDNDVCSLECKARHLAQMGLGTGAEVFNQKDTNGDKRTLQAQPASASVNTFELNYSYKEDPFISSLTDEQVQRIKKELGIETQGRDVRRPIVEFEHCGFPLTLNSNLKKASYEAPTPVQMQMLPVGLSGRDVIASADTGSGKTIAFLLPVILRALKEQTQSARSPVALILTPTRELAIQIERQAKEVVIGLPNMRTALLVGGMPLPPQLHRLKSSIKVVIATPGRLLEISKQKAVQLDKVKIVVVDEVDTMLKMGFQQQVLEVLDHVPEHHQTLLASATIPTGTEELASRLVRDPVRIAVGEKNQPCANVRQILLWVEEPSKKKKLFEILHDNKLYHPPVVVFVDCKLGADLLCEAVAKVTGLNTVAIHSDKSQLERNGILKGLLDGVFEVVISTGVLGRGLDLANVRLVVNFDMPNTMDEYVHQVGRAGRLGHRGTAITFLNNNNKRLFLGVVNRVKPTGTILPPQLLNSPHLFEQQRREKQQAKLGPGDTLVTKNNLIDIIKQHDRRKK, encoded by the exons ATGTTTATGCCAAGAGCCCTTAAAGTGAAGCGCCCAGCAGCAGACTCAAACCTAACTTTGAAGAAGAGGAAAGGTCAGGTGGACGAAGATCAGGAGAATGGTGAAGGAGCTTCTAAGACACATGCTGATCAGGAGTCCAGAGACACTATCGTTGAAGACGGCACAGTAAAAGCAAGTACAGACCCCATTGCTTTCGATGAAAACCCGTTACAGGAGGAAGAAGTGGAAGATTCTTCCTCAAGTGGtgatgaagaagaggaggaaccaGTCAAATCTTTCAAGAAGAATCAGAGATGGCCACAGCCAGGAGAACCTGTCTGTGTGATGTGTGGTCGCTATGGCGAGTATATCTGTGACAGCACTGACAATGATGTTTGCAGTCTGGAATGCAAAGCCCGTCACTTGGCCCAAATGGGCTTGGGAACCGGGGCGGAAGTCTTTAACCAAAAGGACACGAATGGAGACAAACGGACTCTTCAGGCCCAACCTGCTTCAGCTTCTGTAAATACATTTGAATTGAACTATTCCTACAAGGAGGATCCATTCATATCAAGTCTAACTGATGAGCAGGTGCAGAGGATTAAAAAGGAACTGGGCATTGAAACCCAAGGAAGGGATGTAAGGAGGCCCATTGTAGAGTTTGAACACTGTGGCTTTCCGCTTACTCTTAATAGCAACTTGAAGAAGGCCAGCTACGAGGCGCCCACACCAGTACAGATGCAGATGCTGCCTGTTGGTCTGAGTGGCAGGGATGTGATCGCCAGTGCTGACACAGGCTCAGGGAAAACAATAGCCTTCCTGCTGCCAGTTATACTAAGGGCACTGAAG GAACAAACACAGAGTGCGCGCAGCCCTGTGGCTCTCATCCTGACCCCCACCAGGGAGCTGGCCATTCAGATAGAGAGACAGGCCAAGGAAGTGGTGATTGGCCTCCCTAACATGAGAACCGCCCTGCTGGTGGGCGGCATGCCCCTTCCGCCACAACTTCACCGCCTCAAGAGCAGCATCAAA GTTGTCATAGCAACACCAGGGCGACTCCTTGAGATTTCCAAGCAGAAGGCTGTGCAGTTGGATAAAGTGAAGATTGTTGTGGTTGATGAG GTTGACACTATGCTAAAGATGGGCTTCCAGCAGCAAGTACTAGAAGTTTTAGACCATGTCCCAGAACACCACCAGACCCTACTGGCGTCGGCCACCATCCCAACAGGGACAGAGGAGCTGGCATCCCGGTTGGTGCGCGACCCAGTCCGTATTGCTGTAGGAGAGAAGAACCAGCCCTGTGCCAACGTCAGACAGATCCTGCTGTGGGTGGAGGAGCCCTCCAAAAAGAAGAAGCTGTTCGAGATTCTCCAC GACAACAAGTTATACCATCCCCCGGTGGTGGTGTTTGTCGACTGTAAACTCGGTGCTGATCTGCTGTGTGAAGCTGTCGCCAAGGTGACGGGCCTCAATACAGTGGCAATCCACTCTGACAAGAGCCAACTGGAACGCAATGGCATCCTCAAG GGTCTTCTGGATGGTGTCTTTGAGGTGGTGATCAGTACAGGTGTGCTTGGTAGAGGACTGGACTTGGCAAACGTTCGACTGGTGGTTAATTTTGATATGCCAAACACCATGGATGAGTACGTCCACCAG GTGGGAAGAGCAGGTCGTCTCGGTCACAGGGGAACAGCCATCACCTttctcaacaacaacaacaaacgtcTGTTCCTGGGGGTGGTCAACAGGGTCAAACCAACAGGAACCATCCTGCCTCCTCAGCTCCTCAACTCACCTCACCTCTTCGAGCAGCAGAGGAGAGAAAAGCAACAGGCGAAGCTGGGGCCTGGCGACACGCTGGTGACCAAGAATAACCTCATCGACATTATCAAGCAACATGACAGGCGTAAGAAGTAG